The proteins below come from a single Mesobacillus jeotgali genomic window:
- a CDS encoding DinB family protein, whose protein sequence is MFKRPKLEEFPAYTRNYIKLVPEGDIVDILTEQLDTTYNLLSQVTEDQADYRYEDGKWSLSEVLGHLTDTERIMAYRILRIARGDQNPLVGFDENEFVKKASFYERPMTDLLEDYQNVRTATTSLLKGLPQHSLKYRSNANGFEVTVETVAYMVAGHERHHLKIIEEKYL, encoded by the coding sequence ATGTTTAAACGACCAAAGTTGGAAGAATTCCCTGCCTATACACGGAATTATATTAAACTGGTTCCTGAAGGAGACATCGTCGATATTCTTACTGAACAGCTGGATACTACATATAATCTATTATCCCAAGTAACCGAAGATCAGGCCGACTACCGCTATGAGGATGGGAAATGGTCTTTGTCTGAGGTGCTTGGACATCTCACAGATACTGAAAGAATCATGGCCTACAGAATCCTTCGCATTGCAAGAGGCGACCAGAACCCTCTCGTGGGGTTCGATGAGAATGAATTTGTTAAGAAAGCTTCCTTTTACGAGCGCCCTATGACTGATCTTTTGGAAGACTATCAGAATGTTAGAACAGCAACGACTAGTTTGTTAAAAGGCCTGCCACAACACTCGTTAAAATACCGGAGCAATGCGAATGGATTCGAAGTTACGGTGGAAACAGTTGCTTATATGGTCGCTGGGCATGAACGTCATCATCTGAAAATTATTGAAGAGAAGTATTTATAG
- the mreBH gene encoding rod-share determining protein MreBH codes for MLSTTEIGIDLGTANTLVYSKNKGVALNEPSVVAIDTETKNVLAVGKEAKEMIGKTPGKIVAIRPLKDGVIADFDVTTEMLKQIMKKASKTGGFALRKPDVVVCTPSGSTSVERRAIQDAVRNAGAKKVHLIEEPVAAAIGAGLPVDEPVANVVVDIGGGTTEVAIISYGGVVACHSIRIAGDRMDEDIVQYVRKEYNVLIGERTAEKIKMEIGYALVDHEMMEMEIRGRDLVTGLPKTVTLNSYEIRETLKESLLHIMEAIRATLEDCPAELSGDIVDRGVILSGGGALLNGMQDWLGSEMVVPVHIAPNPLESVAIGTGKALQYIHKLQPAVK; via the coding sequence ATGTTATCAACTACAGAAATAGGAATTGATTTAGGTACAGCCAACACACTTGTATATAGTAAAAATAAAGGAGTCGCTTTGAACGAACCTTCAGTAGTGGCGATCGATACAGAGACAAAAAATGTTCTTGCGGTCGGCAAGGAAGCAAAGGAAATGATCGGAAAGACACCTGGAAAGATCGTAGCAATCCGTCCTTTAAAAGATGGAGTCATTGCTGATTTTGACGTAACAACTGAAATGCTAAAACAAATCATGAAGAAAGCTTCAAAAACAGGAGGATTTGCTCTCCGTAAACCGGATGTTGTCGTCTGCACACCTTCTGGTTCAACGAGCGTCGAACGACGTGCGATTCAGGATGCAGTCAGAAATGCCGGTGCAAAGAAGGTTCATCTCATAGAGGAACCAGTTGCAGCTGCAATCGGGGCAGGACTCCCTGTTGATGAGCCGGTAGCGAACGTAGTTGTTGATATCGGCGGCGGCACTACAGAAGTTGCAATCATTTCATACGGCGGAGTCGTTGCCTGCCATTCCATTCGCATCGCTGGGGACAGAATGGACGAAGACATTGTTCAATATGTACGAAAAGAATACAATGTCCTCATTGGTGAAAGAACAGCTGAAAAAATCAAAATGGAGATTGGCTACGCCCTTGTTGACCACGAAATGATGGAAATGGAAATACGTGGACGTGACTTAGTAACTGGCCTGCCAAAGACCGTTACTCTAAACTCTTATGAGATCAGGGAAACATTAAAAGAATCCCTGCTTCATATCATGGAAGCGATACGGGCTACGCTTGAGGACTGCCCTGCAGAACTTAGCGGTGATATTGTCGATCGCGGCGTGATCCTTTCTGGCGGCGGTGCTTTGTTGAATGGAATGCAGGATTGGCTTGGAAGCGAGATGGTCGTTCCAGTACACATCGCTCCAAACCCGCTGGAATCCGTTGCAATCGGTACAGGTAAAGCGTTGCAGTACATCCATAAACTGCAGCCCGCTGTAAAATAA
- the miaA gene encoding tRNA (adenosine(37)-N6)-dimethylallyltransferase MiaA produces the protein MEQKQKLIVLIGPTAVGKTKLSIELAKKFNGEIISGDSMQIYKGMDIGTAKITKEEMEGIPHHLIDIKKPEESFSTAEFQELVRKKIDEISSRGRMPMIVGGTGLYIQSVIFDYHFTDTPSDPTFRRSLEQAVEENGQEFLHGKLKDADPVSASRIHPNNVRRVIRALEIIHCTGKTAGELQENQSPELLYDTALIGLTMDREMLYNRINYRVDLMMKQGLLDEVQYFYEKGLRECQSIQAIGYKELYDYFDGKVSLALAIENLKQNSRRYAKRQLTWFRNKMNVEWFDMSESKDAEKKFAEISKFIEGKLKIKANT, from the coding sequence TTGGAACAAAAACAGAAATTGATTGTGTTAATCGGGCCGACTGCAGTTGGCAAAACAAAGCTGAGCATTGAGCTTGCGAAAAAGTTCAACGGTGAAATCATTAGCGGTGATTCCATGCAAATATACAAAGGGATGGATATCGGCACCGCGAAAATCACCAAGGAAGAAATGGAAGGGATCCCCCATCATTTAATTGATATCAAGAAACCTGAAGAAAGCTTCTCAACCGCTGAATTCCAGGAGCTTGTCCGCAAGAAAATCGATGAAATCAGTTCTCGCGGGAGGATGCCAATGATTGTCGGCGGTACGGGATTATACATCCAGTCAGTGATCTTTGATTATCATTTCACGGATACACCCTCAGACCCCACATTCAGGCGCAGTTTGGAGCAAGCAGTAGAGGAAAACGGTCAGGAATTTTTACATGGAAAATTGAAGGATGCGGACCCCGTAAGCGCATCACGTATACATCCTAATAATGTCCGGCGTGTCATCAGGGCGCTGGAGATTATCCACTGCACGGGCAAAACAGCTGGAGAACTGCAGGAGAACCAATCACCGGAACTTCTGTATGATACAGCACTAATCGGCCTGACAATGGACAGGGAGATGCTATACAATAGAATCAATTACCGTGTCGACCTAATGATGAAGCAGGGGCTCCTTGATGAGGTCCAATACTTTTATGAAAAGGGCTTAAGGGAATGCCAGTCCATCCAGGCGATTGGATACAAAGAGCTTTACGACTACTTTGACGGCAAGGTTTCATTAGCGCTGGCAATCGAGAATTTAAAACAAAATTCCCGCCGATATGCAAAAAGGCAGCTAACATGGTTTCGAAACAAGATGAATGTGGAATGGTTTGATATGTCAGAGTCAAAAGACGCTGAAAAAAAATTCGCTGAAATTTCGAAGTTCATTGAAGGAAAGCTCAAGATAAAAGCGAATACATAA
- the hfq gene encoding RNA chaperone Hfq has protein sequence MKQVNIQDQYLNQLRKDNINVTVFLLNGFQLRGQIKGFDNFTVLFESEGKQQLVYKHAISTFAPQKNVQIDFDAQA, from the coding sequence ATGAAACAAGTGAACATTCAGGACCAGTATTTAAACCAGCTCCGCAAGGACAATATCAATGTGACCGTCTTCTTATTGAACGGATTTCAATTGAGAGGCCAGATTAAAGGTTTTGATAACTTTACCGTGCTTTTCGAATCAGAAGGAAAACAGCAGCTTGTTTATAAGCACGCTATCTCAACATTCGCACCGCAAAAGAATGTCCAGATCGATTTCGATGCTCAGGCTTAA
- the spoVK gene encoding stage V sporulation protein K, which produces MDQPLRKKNNGQISIVLNAQQRKTLTKELPESQLVPKSIPQEHAALKEIEEELGALVGMEEMKRMIKEIYAWIYVNKKREEMGLKAGKQALHMMFKGNPGTGKTTVARIIGKLFLKMNVLSKGHLIEAERADLVGEYIGHTAQKTRDLIKKAMGGILFIDEAYSLGRGGEKDFGKEAIDTLVKHMEDKQHEFILILAGYSREMEFFLTLNPGLHSRFPLVIDFPDYSIDQLMDIGQRMLKEREYSLSHEAERKLREHLVNVKSTLGAAAFSNGRYVRNVIEKSIRAQAMRLLMQNQYDRHELMTLRSNDLVFTDDNRGK; this is translated from the coding sequence TTGGACCAACCGCTTCGTAAGAAAAACAACGGTCAAATCAGTATTGTATTGAACGCACAGCAAAGGAAGACGTTGACAAAGGAATTGCCTGAGTCGCAGCTGGTTCCAAAGTCAATCCCGCAGGAGCATGCAGCTTTGAAGGAAATTGAGGAAGAGCTCGGGGCACTTGTTGGCATGGAAGAAATGAAAAGGATGATTAAAGAGATTTATGCCTGGATCTATGTGAACAAAAAACGGGAAGAAATGGGACTGAAAGCTGGAAAACAGGCTCTTCACATGATGTTCAAGGGCAATCCGGGAACGGGAAAGACAACGGTCGCCAGGATTATCGGAAAGCTTTTCCTTAAGATGAATGTCCTTTCGAAAGGGCATCTAATCGAAGCAGAAAGAGCTGACCTTGTTGGTGAGTATATCGGGCATACCGCGCAAAAAACGCGCGATTTGATAAAAAAGGCAATGGGAGGCATCCTGTTCATTGATGAAGCCTATTCCCTCGGCCGAGGCGGAGAAAAGGATTTCGGCAAGGAAGCGATTGATACCCTTGTTAAACATATGGAGGATAAACAGCATGAATTCATCTTGATCCTTGCCGGATATTCGAGAGAAATGGAATTTTTCCTTACACTTAACCCGGGACTTCATTCAAGGTTTCCGCTCGTAATCGATTTTCCCGACTATTCAATAGACCAGCTTATGGATATAGGACAGCGTATGCTGAAGGAAAGGGAATATAGTCTGAGTCACGAGGCAGAACGGAAATTGCGGGAGCACCTTGTAAATGTAAAATCAACACTTGGGGCAGCGGCATTTTCGAACGGTCGCTATGTTCGAAACGTGATTGAAAAATCAATCCGGGCACAGGCAATGCGGCTGTTAATGCAGAATCAGTATGACCGACATGAACTGATGACCCTACGAAGCAATGACCTTGTTTTTACAGATGATAACAGGGGGAAATAA
- a CDS encoding glutaredoxin family protein produces MNEIIVYTTNTCPYCTMLKNFLDDKGLAYKEVNVQQDPIAAQRLVNATGQMGVPQSNVNGKWVLGFDPNSIMSFLN; encoded by the coding sequence ATGAACGAAATTATAGTTTACACAACAAATACTTGTCCTTACTGCACAATGCTGAAAAATTTCCTGGATGATAAAGGTTTGGCTTACAAAGAAGTGAACGTACAGCAAGACCCGATTGCGGCACAAAGATTGGTCAACGCAACAGGACAAATGGGTGTGCCACAGTCAAATGTAAACGGGAAATGGGTATTAGGCTTCGATCCAAATTCAATCATGTCATTCTTAAATTAG
- a CDS encoding STAS domain-containing protein: MGYEYNHEIAGYDFGWDVKSGKFTFEGQDAVLFWISSAMKTFFDTIEEISGEEASNLVFETTGFRQGLVVGQYFEKMKEVSVSEAADMITSTYATAGWGLTIIKDLDFETKTFTAFMKDSWEHKVNIAQGKKVGGRFLPAHYAGVFSGLFGTNIWYEIKQHQLEGHEYSVIEYFPSDVTIADNIHQLARKKESEQIRKLEGLVEEKTAVLKELVNKLSSPIIPVLEGVVVVPLIGKYEEDRADQLIVNTLNRLPSYKASYLVLDLTGMDQEIGPHAVSLIEKIGSAARLIGTKTILVGISSTLGIEITQSNINLSKFDCFQTLQHGIHYAIGQMGRKII, from the coding sequence ATGGGGTATGAGTATAATCATGAGATTGCAGGTTATGATTTTGGCTGGGATGTAAAATCCGGAAAGTTTACGTTCGAGGGTCAGGATGCAGTGCTGTTTTGGATTTCTTCAGCAATGAAAACCTTTTTTGATACGATCGAAGAGATTTCTGGAGAAGAGGCATCCAACCTGGTTTTTGAAACAACTGGGTTTCGCCAGGGACTTGTGGTTGGCCAATATTTTGAAAAAATGAAAGAGGTAAGCGTATCTGAAGCTGCTGATATGATCACAAGTACATATGCAACCGCCGGATGGGGGTTGACTATTATCAAGGATTTGGATTTTGAAACGAAAACATTTACAGCCTTTATGAAGGACAGCTGGGAGCATAAAGTGAATATTGCCCAGGGAAAAAAAGTGGGAGGAAGATTCTTGCCCGCTCATTATGCTGGAGTTTTTTCCGGACTATTCGGTACAAATATCTGGTATGAAATCAAACAGCATCAGTTAGAAGGGCACGAATACAGTGTGATTGAGTATTTCCCTTCAGATGTCACAATCGCTGATAATATTCATCAGCTGGCACGAAAGAAAGAATCAGAACAAATCAGGAAACTCGAAGGCCTTGTTGAAGAAAAGACTGCTGTATTAAAGGAGCTGGTCAATAAGCTTTCCTCTCCGATTATCCCGGTTCTTGAGGGAGTCGTCGTCGTCCCACTGATCGGAAAATATGAAGAAGACAGGGCAGATCAGCTGATTGTAAACACCCTGAATCGACTGCCATCCTATAAAGCAAGCTATCTCGTCCTGGATTTGACAGGTATGGACCAGGAAATCGGACCGCATGCAGTCAGTCTGATTGAGAAAATTGGGTCTGCAGCTAGGCTTATTGGTACGAAAACCATTCTGGTCGGGATTTCATCCACACTTGGGATTGAAATAACCCAGTCCAACATCAATCTCTCGAAATTTGATTGCTTCCAGACATTGCAGCATGGCATCCACTACGCTATCGGGCAGATGGGAAGGAAGATTATATAG
- a CDS encoding trimeric intracellular cation channel family protein, with product MTWEVLSMIGTVAFAISGAIIAMEEEYDIFGVYILGIVTAFGGGAIRNLLIGVPVSALWEQGLFFNLALLSITIVFLFPSNLLKHWQRWGNFFDAIGLAAFAIQGAIYASNMGHPLSAVIVAAVLTGSGGGIIRDLLAGRKPLVLKAEIYAVWAVLAGLVIGLGMADKAVELYGLFAVITALRVLSYTYKWHLPVRKLGVH from the coding sequence ATGACATGGGAAGTACTCAGCATGATTGGAACAGTAGCATTCGCGATCAGCGGTGCAATCATCGCAATGGAAGAAGAATATGATATCTTCGGAGTTTATATATTAGGAATCGTAACGGCATTTGGCGGCGGTGCAATCCGCAACCTATTAATCGGGGTACCAGTATCAGCACTATGGGAACAGGGGCTATTTTTCAATTTGGCCTTGTTGTCAATTACCATCGTTTTTTTATTTCCTAGTAATCTATTAAAACACTGGCAGCGATGGGGCAACTTTTTCGATGCCATCGGGCTTGCAGCTTTTGCGATCCAAGGCGCGATCTACGCATCAAATATGGGGCATCCTTTAAGCGCCGTCATCGTAGCTGCTGTATTGACTGGAAGCGGCGGCGGAATCATCCGTGATCTGCTCGCCGGCAGAAAACCATTAGTATTGAAGGCGGAAATATATGCCGTCTGGGCTGTTCTTGCCGGACTAGTCATCGGCCTCGGAATGGCTGATAAAGCTGTCGAACTCTATGGACTTTTTGCAGTCATCACGGCACTCCGCGTACTGTCATACACCTACAAATGGCATTTGCCAGTCCGGAAGCTGGGAGTACACTAG
- the hflX gene encoding GTPase HflX, with the protein MEQENVFEKVILVGCQTTEEEDLRFQYSMEELESLTETAKGNVLMQVVQKRPKVHPATYIGKGKVEELQALEEELEPDLIIFNDELSPSQNRNLSAGLKARVIDRTQLILDIFAQRARSKEGKLQVELAQLQYLLPRLGGKGIEMSRLGAGIGTRGPGETKLESDRRHIRKRIDDIKTQLSVIVQHRDRYRERRKKNKTFQIALVGYTNAGKSTLFNRLTEAESFEENQLFATLDPMTRKAILPSGFTALLTDTVGFIQDLPTTLIAAFRSTLEEVREADLLLHVVDMSNEDYFSHEQTVNKLLEDLEVHQIPQITVYNKRDIAHQDFVPNAQNDTAFISAFSEEDRRNLLVKIEQSIIGMMEPFHVLVPSDEGKLLAQLKNETILRELAFDEDKQGYVCKGYSLTDHQITGQLKRFSV; encoded by the coding sequence TTGGAACAGGAAAACGTATTTGAAAAAGTGATTCTTGTTGGCTGTCAGACGACTGAAGAAGAAGATCTTCGTTTTCAATATTCAATGGAGGAACTTGAATCACTTACGGAAACGGCAAAGGGAAATGTCCTGATGCAGGTTGTCCAAAAGCGGCCAAAGGTCCATCCTGCTACATACATTGGCAAAGGGAAGGTGGAAGAGCTCCAGGCACTTGAGGAGGAGCTCGAGCCGGATTTAATTATTTTTAATGATGAACTGTCGCCAAGCCAAAACCGCAATCTTTCAGCCGGCTTAAAGGCGAGAGTCATCGACCGTACACAGCTGATCCTTGATATTTTCGCTCAAAGGGCCCGCTCGAAAGAAGGGAAACTCCAGGTCGAGCTTGCTCAGCTTCAGTATCTTCTGCCGCGTCTTGGCGGTAAAGGGATTGAAATGTCACGACTTGGTGCGGGAATCGGGACGAGGGGACCTGGTGAAACAAAGCTGGAGTCAGACCGCCGGCACATCCGCAAACGTATCGATGATATTAAAACGCAATTGTCAGTCATCGTTCAGCACCGTGACCGCTACCGGGAGCGCCGGAAGAAGAACAAAACGTTCCAGATTGCTTTAGTCGGGTATACGAACGCAGGAAAGTCCACTCTTTTTAACCGGTTGACAGAAGCAGAGTCGTTTGAAGAAAATCAATTATTCGCTACCCTGGATCCAATGACTAGGAAAGCGATTTTACCAAGCGGCTTTACGGCTCTCCTGACAGATACGGTCGGATTCATCCAGGACTTGCCGACCACCTTGATCGCAGCTTTCCGTTCAACTCTGGAAGAAGTACGTGAAGCTGATTTGCTCCTGCATGTAGTGGATATGTCCAATGAGGATTATTTTTCACATGAACAGACAGTCAATAAATTGCTGGAGGACCTTGAAGTCCACCAAATCCCGCAGATTACCGTCTATAACAAGCGGGATATCGCCCACCAGGATTTCGTGCCAAATGCACAAAATGATACGGCGTTCATAAGTGCGTTCAGTGAGGAAGACCGCAGGAATCTCCTTGTGAAAATTGAACAGTCCATCATCGGAATGATGGAGCCATTCCATGTCCTTGTGCCGTCAGATGAAGGAAAACTGCTGGCACAGCTGAAAAATGAGACCATTCTTCGTGAGCTTGCTTTTGATGAAGATAAGCAGGGCTATGTCTGCAAGGGCTACTCTTTGACAGACCATCAGATTACCGGCCAGCTGAAACGGTTCTCGGTATAA